A genomic segment from bacterium BMS3Abin08 encodes:
- a CDS encoding S1/P1 Nuclease codes for MRKIKLTLFPLLFSALILINLHSAYAWHDETHLAVAKAAGYHKWYNAAGADIAKLKAGRVEMNNHFFDNPEGISVTPDMVLKQTDRYNKREDREGHLYGAIIASIRNYLTTSHKGKYAEYHLAYCAHYVGDLSQPLHNMPYDDFNKMHHSGFDGTVEDEALRNISHIRRYMYPIKLDAQTFEKDLAGEIARIANVSRQLGKKLRRENRILTREEAYRQLGHSASLLKAILGYLEKVKHPHQ; via the coding sequence ATGAGAAAGATCAAGCTAACTTTATTCCCACTCCTCTTTAGCGCCCTCATCCTCATCAACCTGCATTCCGCATATGCCTGGCATGACGAGACACACCTTGCAGTTGCAAAGGCGGCCGGATACCACAAATGGTACAACGCTGCCGGGGCAGACATTGCAAAGCTGAAAGCCGGAAGGGTTGAGATGAACAACCACTTCTTTGACAACCCCGAAGGCATCAGTGTTACGCCGGACATGGTCCTGAAACAGACAGACAGATACAACAAACGGGAAGACAGGGAAGGCCACCTCTATGGGGCGATTATTGCTTCCATCCGCAACTACCTGACAACGTCCCATAAGGGCAAGTATGCGGAATACCACCTCGCCTATTGCGCACACTATGTGGGCGATCTCTCACAACCGCTCCATAATATGCCCTATGATGACTTCAATAAAATGCACCATAGCGGGTTTGACGGAACAGTGGAGGATGAGGCGTTAAGAAACATCAGCCATATAAGGAGATACATGTATCCAATAAAACTGGACGCTCAGACCTTTGAAAAAGACCTCGCCGGAGAGATTGCAAGGATTGCAAACGTATCAAGACAACTCGGTAAAAAACTCAGGAGAGAAAACAGAATCCTGACACGGGAAGAGGCATACAGACAACTCGGACACAGCGCATCCCTGCTAAAGGCCATTCTCGGATATCTCGAAAAAGTTAAACATCCACATCAATAA